The genomic stretch GTATCAATGAGAAGCCCAAGTACTGGAAGTGgttcttcaaatttttgtagCTTTTGCTGGATATGACTTGTTAAGCGCATAATGCACGTTGTTCTGCTCCCTATTTAGCCTAGCTAATTGGTAGGCAATACTTTGTCGACACTGTTGAGACTGTCTAAAGTATTGCAgctgaaaaaaaatgaagaagatattaTGTTAATTATGTTAAAATTGTAGCAACTCACATTCTAAAACTTTGCATCTGAACATTTAGAAGTTTGATTTTCATTAGTTGGcggttttattttgttacagcTGAAGTTGTGGCAGGATCAGCAGCATGGCTTGGCCGAGGACTTTCTTGTGTGTGTGCacagagaagagagaatgaTGCTCGTCCCTCATTTGATTTAACGCCTGCCCAGGTAAAGTTCTTGTGATTTGATGATGGTTTCATCTTATGTCTCTATCATTAATGGAACATTTTAACCATTAAAGCTTGCTAACTTGTCTTCTCAAGCAGCCCTTGTGGTTTATAGTGATTAGCCTTAATTCCATGAGAGTCTACGTAATTTCTTTCACTTTGGTGCTTTCAGGAGGAATGCTTGCAGAGGCTACAGAGCCGTATAGATGTTGCCTATGATAGTTCAACTCCTGAGCATCAGGTACCCCTCTTGCTGAAGATTCCTTTGACTTTCTGGACGTAcattcaattttcaattaaattgatTGAATATACAGGAGCCAAATTTGCATGAGTtcctacttttcttttcttatcctTATGTTAACAAATGGTGACATAAAATGTTAACAAATGGATCTTTCCCTTAGcccaatttgttttgtttgtttgtttgtaaattTACATCTGTACATTCATACAAATTTGTTAAATCCACATGGCTTATCTGTACATCAAAGTATTGAATTGTTAAGGCTCTAATAGTTATATGCCATCTCATTGTTTTAGGGAGCTTTAAGGGCTTTATGGAATACTGCTTTTCCTGAAGAGGAACTACGTGGTTTAATATCTGACCAGTGGAAAGATATGGGTTGGCAAGGGAAAGATCCATCAACAGATTTTAGGTAAATAGCGTTTCATTTATCATCTCCATAGCACATTTGTTGCTAACTCTTGCTTTCATTTGTTAACATTTTATGTCACCAATTAGTGCAATTTGGACTTTTATCTGGCAGAGGTGGTGGTTTCATATCATTGGAGAATTTGTTGTACTTCGCCAAGAATTTTCCGGTATAGCCTGTTTCTTATCTTGTTCCCAGTTTCCCCTGTTTCTCATCTTGTTTTCTTATCTTGTTCTCTATCGCCCCCTTTTCCCCCTTCCATACCTATTTCCAAATGCTGACAAATAGATGTTTGGATGTAAGAGAATGCTTTTACTAGCAAGTTCTTAAAACGTCTGGTCATATGAAATGGGGGAGGCAGTTTGAAGTTTGTGAGTGATGAGCTTCTTTAAATTGGAATGAATGGAAGAACTAATTGCtgtctatttgtttttttttttaatcattttataacATTTTCTCTAGAAATAAGGTACTAGTGGTTAgatgcttttttctttcttggtgcCTACAGCTTTATTTGATGGTTGTAATCGCCTTTAATAGTAAGAACAATGTTTTCCCTGTTTGAATGAACGTTATGcatttaaaaagttaatttgtTGGAAAGTGATTTATGAGGTGGGAATATATTGGTGAACTAAAACTGGAACTTTCTTATTGGTTAATTTCTATCAGGAGTCCTTTCTGACCGACTCTACAACGGACCTTTCTTTTTAGTCATAATTTGAAGTTCAATGCATTGCAGGTGTTTAGTTTTTCTTGAACTAGTACTTGCAATGTTTCATCTGACACGACTTTTTATGTATCTTATCAAGATAGAGGGGTCCTTTGAGATCTGGACTTGTTTTTTAAACCTcttgaaattctttttcttcttttccttatcCTTATCAACAtgtatatgtattatttatttatttattttttaaagataaatagcTATTCTAAGTATATAGATTCCACTTGAAGATGAAAGCTGCAACCTTCGAGTTTGGAAATTGCCAAAGTCTTTTTCACATTTGAACAGAACTTGTTTAGTGGgacactctctcactctctaaATACATATCCAAAGATGAAGTTTGAAAGCTGTTGATGCATAAATCATAAATCTGGAAGTTTCTCGAGTCTATGTATGGTTAAAACAGAACCTTGATATGTTAGtgggatctctctctctctcagcacCCTCCAAACTCTTCCCTTTAACAGTGATCCTGTGAAGTTTTTTGTTACCTCCTTGAGTTCCATATATTTGAAAGTAGTTCTGCTTGATACAAGTCACCAGAACAAATGATAGCAGCTTTTCTCTTAGATGTGCCTCGAGTATCCTGCCGCCACAGAATCCTGATAGAAAGGTTCTACTGGGTAAACTGGATAAAACATTATGTATAAGGAATGCAAGTTACTTACTGTTGTATTTGGCTTGAGAGGTTGAGTGAAGATGGATGCACATTACTCTTGTTGTTAAGTAGCTTACCTCACATATCTTATTATACAGGTTACAACTACGAATGACCGGTAGTATGGACTAGTCCATAATCTTTGGGTCATTGTGgttattgaagttttttttttttcttttttttttttgtgttgtggGGGCCTTCTACCAAGTTGCTTTTCAGGTCTAAACCTGGTGTTTGTCTGAATTACTCtgcaatgataattttttctaCCTTTTACTCGCCAGCATCccttgtatattttttaatgttgacATCAGGACGTGGGCTGTTGATTCTGATAAGCTCGTTGGGCATTGGGCAATAACTAGTAAGATATAAATTATTTCAACATACATGTGTTACAGATATGAGACACTTCTGTGTGTAACGTTGCATGACATGGTAAGTGCATATATTACCAGATGTATAATACCTACGTGTCTGTGTGACCAACTTGTTTTATTTAAAGTTTGAGGCActgtgcaaatttattttttacatttcttCAAAGGAAAATTTTCAGCGAGTTTAAATATGGCCATATTAGATgcaacttttgttttgttttgtttttttttttttttttttttctaatccgAGAACTTATGAAACCTTTTAATGCAGAAATCCTTCCAGGATCTTCTCCGAAAGCAGGAAGGCGATCGGTCAGTGTGGGAATACCCTTTTGCTGTAGCTGGTGTGAATATCACGTTCATGCTTATTCAAATGCTTGATCTGGAAGCAGGTTAATAACTTTTCTTCTTAGATTTGTGTTCAGATTGTTAGGAGGACTATCTGccttttttaaaaggaattACAATTTTCAGAGGGCAGTGCACCATGCCCTGTGGAaattttcattctttgattaGTGACTACTTGTTAGTCCCTTATTCTTTCATTGCACTTTGGCGTGTGCATCGTGGAGTGTATTAAGTCTACTTAAAATGAATCcgcccttttttcttttttcctcccttttttgtgtttgtgtgtagaGGGAATTGCATTCTGTttattttcttgtcatttctgGTACAAAGTAGTGGATTTTATATATGAGAAAGATCTCTGGCACATCCAAGGTACGCTTAAGATGTGTGTTATCTAAAGTTATGAAATACTCGTGTCCTATACAGTATGCTGGTAAACGAAATTGCCAGACTTGAGAGTCAACCTTTAATGGTCTTTTGTGTCTTTCAAGTCAATTTGAATAGGAATTTGATGCTTTTCATCACTTAACTGCGTGCTTCAACTGTTCAGTGAAACCAAGAACACTGGTGGGAGCTAcatttttgaagtttctggCAGGTAATGTTGGACCGGTTTTTAGTTCACAACAACTGCAGTGTTTCACATTTTTCTCCGGGCTCATTATGCTTTTCTACATGCGCTGTGTATAGAATTTGTCGGGTTAccacatttaaaaaattcttgCTGTGTGAATGTTCAATACGATAATCTAATTCATTCATTGAATTTAACCTCTGTTTGCAGTGAAATATATATCCTAAAACATCGTAATGCCTTTTTCTGACAGAAAATGATTCAGCATTTGATCTTCTATATTGCATCACCTTCAAGCTAATGGATCATGAATGGCTTTCTATGCGTGCATCATACATGGATTTCAATGTATGTATTCTCTGCCAGAAAGTTCTTTGTAGAGATATTAAACTTACTGATTTTAGTTTGCTTGTAACTTTTCTTGATAAATTGTGTCTCTCTTATGTTATGTTCCTCACAGACCGTGATGAAATCGACGCGGCGGCAGCTGGAAAAAGAGCTTTTGCTTGAAGACATAACATGGTTGGAGGACCTGCCCTCATACAGCCTTCTTACACGATAGTAGATCAGTTTGCTAGAGTTTTAACAAGCCAATTATGTAACAGCAAGATTCATGCACTTGTTTTTAGCTTTAGATAGTATTTGTATATGATGTGGTGTTCCTCATTTTGACACTGCTTGCTCCCAAGACAGACAGCGTGTTGCGATTTGATTTCTCAAAAAGAGGGTTTCTTGAGTTTGTAAGGCTGAGACGATGTGCAAAGAATAATTTCAATCAGCAGGTTTAAACCCTGCAGTTAACCTTTTACAAAGGTGAAGACCATATCTCTCTTATTATTGCAAATTTAagatagagtaatgttatttagtagactgtcatataacttgatgatgtgacagtaaaaattagccATTAGATTagcacttaaaaaaagaaaaactttgggTTAATTTATATGGTATAATAGTTCATTAAATATCATATTACTCTttaaggctccgtttattttgacgtaaaatggttttcagaaaatgatttatgtattttatggtgtttacttcaacgtaaaatagtggtcaacgaaaaatattttctttttgaccaaaaattattctttaattttaaaaaaatggtttacaattttgaaaaccgtaaaccatttttcgactatgagtatctcatttttaaatcgatggaccttgccaagacctgCCTAGAACCTTGTTGGGACCTGTCCGGGACCTAACTGGGACCCACCTGAGACTCTCTCGGGACCcactcgggacttgactgggacccgtcCGGGACTTGCCCGCTACCTAATCGGGACTTGCcagggacccgcccaggacctgaccgggacccagTGAGGTCTcgagcaagtcctgggcgggtcctggtcaagtcccggtgggTCCCAGGCGGGTTCCGATCAAGTCTCGACAGgttcccgggcgggtcccgatcaagtctcaGCAGGGTCcgggtcaagtcccgggcagatCCCAAGCAAGTCccgtcaagtcctgggcgggtcccgggcaggtccctgGTAGGTCCTGCcagggtcccaggcaggtcccaccggggtcttgggcaggtctcGGGCAGTCAGGTCCAGggcgggtcccaggcaagtctcgggcgggtcccggtcaagtcccaagtAGGTCTCAGCGAGGTCCCGGACAAGTCCGGTTAAGTTCCGGGCggggtcccgggtaggtccctgCAGAGTCTTGAACAAGTCCCGTGCAGGTCCTGGcagggaccttattggaaaaaatatatataaaaaaagatattaaaaaaaattatttttcgtgTGCAaagtaaacgccgtaaaatattttcgacagaaaacatttttaggaaaaataactttcctaaaaatattttacgaagaaaatcattttatgtcgaagtaaacggagcctaagatATACGTATAATGTTGGCTTTTGGTTTGGGTTTAAAGTAACTTTATAGAAGTTTTGTCTGGATAAGTGCATATCTAAACTCTCAAGTATAGAGTTTGGTGTTTTCTCTTTGATAATTACTTACAGTTTCTCATTGAGATCGTGTTTTCAAATTCATCAACTGTcctatcaaaaataaaaaataaaaattcatcaacTGCCATTTCCCTTATAGTGTCCGTAAGTCTTTTTTATGGTGACTTCAGGACCTCtggtttctttttgttatttctcAGTCTAAATTACTAGTTATTGGCATTTTCTGTCTAAATTACTGGTTATTGGAAATCCGAGTAAGCACTTCCCCAACACACCACCCTGTAAATCATGAATGATATCGGCCTCCGCCACTCTTCACCTAGACAGTCAATTCATGCAATTGGTTCATATCCCACAAACATAAAAAGCTTTCCTTTCAGGCAAAGGGTTGATAGTTGACACTGAAGTTTATTCATAAGAAAGGGCTTTTCTTGCAATACCAAGAACAGCAAAACCCTAGATATCCACTAGATCaagtaaaaaattattcttggTTTAGAGTCGGACTCGTGAAAACCAACGTTTAAATAACTAAAACAGCTTAACCTTA from Corylus avellana chromosome ca1, CavTom2PMs-1.0 encodes the following:
- the LOC132185147 gene encoding uncharacterized protein LOC132185147 is translated as MDDRGGSFVAVRRISQGLERGNTCHSTSAEVVAGSAAWLGRGLSCVCAQRRENDARPSFDLTPAQEECLQRLQSRIDVAYDSSTPEHQGALRALWNTAFPEEELRGLISDQWKDMGWQGKDPSTDFRGGGFISLENLLYFAKNFPKSFQDLLRKQEGDRSVWEYPFAVAGVNITFMLIQMLDLEAVKPRTLVGATFLKFLAENDSAFDLLYCITFKLMDHEWLSMRASYMDFNTVMKSTRRQLEKELLLEDITWLEDLPSYSLLTR